CTACTTCAATTCGCAGTCCACCCTTGTCATTCCAGACATCGAcattgaggaagatggaGTGGGCAATTTCTCTGACGATTGCcattttctctcatttgaagagtggaagaagcagaaacaaCTTGAAGCCGAAGAGCGTTCGAATTCGTCCAGACACGAGTCCCCATCTACATCGTTAAGTACCAGTGTTGGACACGCTCTAGAGACTTACAAATACGAGTCCGCGTCGCTGGACAATGTGGAGGTCGATTTGCTCGAGGACCAGGGCAAAACGTATAAGGATAAGTTTAACTATGCCTCGGGTGACTGTGCAGCAACGGTGGTGAAGACAAATAGTGATGCAAAGGGGGCCTCAGCGATCTTGAGCGAAGTGAAGGACTCGTACCTTTTGAATAAGTGTGCCACTCCAAACAAGTTTGTGGTAATTGAGCTCTGTCAGGACATCCTTGTGAGCTCAGTGGTGATGGCCAACTTCGAGCTCTTCAGCTCTATGTTTCGCAAAGTTCGCTTCTCTGTCTCAGACGTATTTCCTTCAACTAATTGGCACGTCTTGGGGGAGGTGGAGGCTCACAATATTAGAGACACTCAGGTATTTGATATAGAGAACCCACTTATCTGGGCTCGCTACCTCAAAATTGAGATCTTGAGCCATTATGGCGATGAGTTCTACTGCCCAATTTCTGTTGTGAGGGTTCATGGCACTACAATGATGGAGgaagtcaagaaggatAGCCCTGAGGTGCTGAAGCCGGTTCTTCAGCCAGAAGCTACTTCTGTGAATGTGCTCTTTGAGTATGctgacgatgacgagggCTGCAAAGCCCTTTCGCCATACTTGGCTCTACACGAATTCTTACGGGATATAAATAACTCCAGTGACTATTGCGACATCCAGGCAAATACGTCATCTATACCAATAGAGTCGACCTCTACGACCAAAACAACACAAGAGTCCATATTCAAGA
This region of Candidozyma auris chromosome 6, complete sequence genomic DNA includes:
- a CDS encoding SUN domain-containing protein: MIRHWRNWALLALVYAEEIVLQPSASTSISVGTSISTSSTSFSTSAISSVVSTYFNSQSTLVIPDIDIEEDGVGNFSDDCHFLSFEEWKKQKQLEAEERSNSSRHESPSTSLSTSVGHALETYKYESASSDNVEVDLLEDQGKTYKDKFNYASGDCAATVVKTNSDAKGASAILSEVKDSYLLNKCATPNKFVVIELCQDILVSSVVMANFELFSSMFRKVRFSVSDVFPSTNWHVLGEVEAHNIRDTQVFDIENPLIWARYLKIEILSHYGDEFYCPISVVRVHGTTMMEEVKKDSPEVSKPVLQPEATSVNVLFEYADDDEGCKALSPYLALHEFLRDINNSSDYCDIQANTSSIPIESTSTTKTTQESIFKNIVKRLSLLESNATLSLLYIEEQSKLLSDAFANLEKRHALKLNKLLQRFNHTVIAQVHHLQNAFETNHHQSNALLEKQEQALRNVLGDLTRKNQALASDLSFQRKVVIVDTLLIFVLLSYVIIAREFILEEQVNTKKRPRVKKRKTYPVTPRKPRFHSRMA